CCGCGTACCCGAGAGGCTCGCTGACGACGTACGACGTCCGGTCTGCAGACAGCTGACCTGCGACGGGTGTGCCCGCCGAGTTGTTGAGCGCAACCTCGTCGAGAGTGCCGCCCGTGACGGTGACGGACACCGGCGCAATCGGGCTGACGTCCCTGGCACCGACAACAGGCGTAGCAACAACCTGCGCAACGGGTGCTTTCTCAGCTGGTGATGCCTCGCCGGCCGTCTCGGCGCCACCGATGGTGCATCCCGCAACAGCGAGCATCGCCGCAAGCAGAACAGCTACCAAAGCAGCAAGACGCGAACGTTTTCTCCGAATACCCAGCTGATGCACCTCAACAGGCTACCCGCGCTCACTACTGTCAGCTCATATCCGGCAACCCACTGTGACCGGTTCGGGCTCGAGACGCACACCGAATGCGGCTTCGACGCCGTCCCGCACGGTGCGGGCGAGAGTCACGATGTCCGAGCACTTCGCGTCACCGCGGTTTGTCAGGGCAAGGGTGTGACGCGTCGACAACCGAGCCGGCGCGTCCTCACCCGGATATCCCTTGGAGAAGCCGGCTCGTTCGATCAGCCACCCCGCCGACAGCTTGGTTCCGCCAACCCCCGGATACTGCGGGACCGTCACATCCCCGAGCTGCGTGGTAATCGCGGACAGAACTGCGGGCAACCGATCCTCGGGCACAACCGGATTGGTGAAGAAGGAACCAGCACTCCACGTGTCGTGATCGTAAGGATCGAGCACCATCGCCTTACCGGCGCGCAGACCCAGAACAGCTTCACGGACCTGCGACGACGGCAATCGATCACCTTCCTGAGCGTCGAGTGCCGTAACCAGTTCCCGGTAGGCCAGGGGTGCACTCAGCCCGTCTGTTGTTGCGTCGAGTTCGACAGCCAGAACCAGCGCTGCGTCCGAATGCTTGAGGACGCTCGACCGGTAGCCGAGTTGCAGTGTCGACGGATCGACCCACGACACCTCTCCGGTGCGGCGATCGAGCAACTGGACCCGCCGAAGTCGCGAGCCCACCTCGATGCCGTAGGCGCCGACGTTCTGAACCGGGGTCGCGCCCGTCGAACCGGGGATTCCCGACAGGGCTTCGAGTCCGCCCAACTCCGCGGCAACGGATTGACCGACCACCTCGTCCCAGACGGCTCCTGCCTCTGCGACAACACGATCAGTGTCGAGGGTCACCGTGGTGTTCGCCACACGAACCACAACTCCGTCGAAACCCTCGTCCGAAATGACGAGATTCGACCCGCCCGCCAAGATCAGCGTCGGCACCTTCTCGCGATCGAGAAGCCGAACGACGTCGACCAGAGACTGCGTCGTCGGGCATTCTGCGAGCAGTCGCGCAGGTCCTCCTACCCGGAGCGTCGTCAATCCGGACAGGTCAATGTTCTCGGACACGAAAGCGCCGGAATCTACGACGCGTTGGCCAATGGTTACGTCCCACACATCGGTAAACGGTAGCCTCCACAATCGTGAGCCGTCGCATCGAGCATTCATCGAAGTACACCGTCCCCGTCGCCAAGGTCCATGAGGCGGTGACGTCGGAGCAGTATTGGCGTGACCGTATCGCCGCAGTAGGTGGCCCTGGCGCCACCATCGACGAACTGACTGTCCGGGACGAAACCGTCG
The nucleotide sequence above comes from Rhodococcus sp. KBS0724. Encoded proteins:
- a CDS encoding UDP-N-acetylmuramate dehydrogenase, with product MSENIDLSGLTTLRVGGPARLLAECPTTQSLVDVVRLLDREKVPTLILAGGSNLVISDEGFDGVVVRVANTTVTLDTDRVVAEAGAVWDEVVGQSVAAELGGLEALSGIPGSTGATPVQNVGAYGIEVGSRLRRVQLLDRRTGEVSWVDPSTLQLGYRSSVLKHSDAALVLAVELDATTDGLSAPLAYRELVTALDAQEGDRLPSSQVREAVLGLRAGKAMVLDPYDHDTWSAGSFFTNPVVPEDRLPAVLSAITTQLGDVTVPQYPGVGGTKLSAGWLIERAGFSKGYPGEDAPARLSTRHTLALTNRGDAKCSDIVTLARTVRDGVEAAFGVRLEPEPVTVGCRI